A part of Spirochaetae bacterium HGW-Spirochaetae-1 genomic DNA contains:
- a CDS encoding DNA ligase (NAD(+)) LigA: protein MDSVKKRYDELFELLTKYNHYYYELDQPLVDDAEYDRLMQELMEIEKRHPGLKKKDSPSQRVGGAASATFSEVPHDPPMMSLGNVFSEAELDDFNERCRKFVTSGGEPVYSGELKYDGLAVEVKYVKGKFVQGSTRGNGVMGEDVTANMATIKKLPLKLVMDPVPELLTVRGEVFMTHSEFDRLNRIRGEADEALFANPRNAAAGSLRQLDPAVTAQRELDIFFYGMGRVSEEFTVETQEEMFSLLEKAGLPVSRVRVTGILDDMKEFYRHWLENRHDLDFDIDGMVIKLNVFSERERAGVTSKAPRWATAWKFPAREGITRLESVDYQVGRTGIITPVANLAPINIGGVVVKRATLHNFSEISRLGVKIGDLVTIIRSGDVIPKIIAVHNPGDASRKTHGDIVTPEKCPECGTDLAREDIYYRCTNSACPAIRSEILRFFVSKDGADIEYFGRELVARLQQKGIVKSYADIFSLRKEDLLELERMGEKLADKILASIEARRNMTLSHFLRSLGIRNVGEHVASVVARAAVSLDKLREMDMERLMEIKEVGPEVARSIFQFFRDPESSRLVADMMKNGLVVKDEDVPIAEDNPLKDRTFVVTGTLEHFSRKEAEDLIVKMGGRAAGSVSKKTDYVLAGESPGSKIDKARELGVAILSEEEFMKMTGTN, encoded by the coding sequence ATGGATTCGGTAAAAAAACGATATGACGAGCTCTTTGAGCTGCTGACGAAATATAATCATTACTACTATGAGCTGGACCAGCCGCTCGTGGATGATGCCGAATATGACCGGCTTATGCAGGAGCTGATGGAAATCGAGAAAAGGCATCCCGGTCTGAAAAAGAAGGATTCTCCATCGCAGCGCGTGGGTGGAGCGGCTTCGGCAACGTTTTCTGAAGTGCCCCATGATCCCCCCATGATGAGCCTGGGTAATGTTTTTTCCGAAGCCGAACTTGATGATTTCAATGAACGGTGCAGAAAATTTGTCACCTCGGGAGGGGAGCCGGTCTATTCAGGAGAATTGAAGTATGACGGACTGGCCGTGGAAGTGAAATATGTAAAAGGAAAATTTGTGCAGGGCTCTACCCGGGGCAATGGCGTCATGGGTGAAGATGTGACCGCCAATATGGCTACCATCAAAAAGCTGCCCCTCAAGCTTGTCATGGACCCGGTGCCTGAACTGCTGACGGTGCGAGGCGAGGTCTTCATGACTCACAGTGAATTCGACCGGTTGAACAGAATCCGCGGTGAGGCCGACGAGGCACTCTTTGCCAATCCGCGCAACGCGGCTGCCGGCTCACTCCGGCAGCTCGACCCGGCAGTAACGGCGCAGCGTGAACTCGATATATTTTTTTACGGGATGGGCCGTGTATCGGAGGAATTCACCGTGGAAACGCAGGAGGAAATGTTCTCGCTCCTCGAAAAGGCCGGGCTTCCTGTTTCCCGAGTCAGGGTGACCGGTATTCTGGATGATATGAAAGAATTTTATCGTCACTGGCTCGAGAACCGGCACGATCTTGATTTCGACATTGACGGAATGGTCATCAAGCTCAATGTCTTTTCGGAGCGGGAGCGGGCCGGTGTTACCTCGAAGGCTCCGCGCTGGGCCACGGCATGGAAGTTTCCGGCGAGGGAAGGTATAACCAGGCTTGAGTCCGTGGATTACCAGGTGGGTCGAACGGGCATTATCACTCCCGTGGCGAACCTGGCGCCAATAAATATTGGCGGCGTAGTGGTGAAAAGGGCCACGCTCCATAACTTCAGCGAGATATCGCGCCTGGGGGTGAAAATCGGCGACCTGGTGACCATAATCAGGTCCGGTGATGTCATTCCCAAAATCATTGCCGTGCATAATCCCGGAGACGCATCGCGGAAAACACACGGGGATATTGTGACCCCGGAAAAATGCCCTGAATGCGGCACAGATCTTGCCAGGGAGGATATATATTACCGGTGCACCAACAGCGCCTGCCCTGCGATACGCTCCGAGATACTCAGGTTTTTTGTGTCCAAGGACGGCGCCGACATAGAATATTTCGGCCGGGAACTCGTTGCCCGCCTTCAGCAGAAGGGAATCGTGAAGAGTTACGCCGATATATTCAGTCTCAGGAAGGAGGATCTTCTTGAGCTTGAGAGGATGGGTGAGAAACTGGCCGACAAGATACTGGCATCCATCGAAGCGCGCAGGAATATGACGCTCTCCCATTTTCTCAGGAGCCTGGGCATTAGAAATGTGGGTGAACACGTTGCATCTGTCGTGGCACGCGCCGCCGTGAGCCTTGACAAGCTCCGGGAGATGGATATGGAGCGGCTCATGGAAATAAAAGAAGTGGGTCCAGAGGTGGCGCGCTCGATTTTCCAGTTTTTCAGGGACCCTGAGTCGTCACGGCTTGTGGCCGATATGATGAAAAACGGGCTTGTCGTGAAAGATGAAGACGTGCCGATAGCGGAGGATAATCCTCTGAAAGACAGGACTTTCGTTGTCACGGGCACACTGGAGCATTTCAGCCGGAAGGAGGCTGAGGACCTCATAGTGAAAATGGGGGGCAGGGCCGCCGGTTCGGTGAGCAAAAAAACCGATTATGTTCTGGCCGGGGAATCACCGGGATCAAAGATTGACAAGGCCAGGGAACTTGGAGTGGCCATCCTCAGCGAGGAAGAATTTATGAAAATGACAGGTACGAATTGA